A genomic region of Exiguobacterium oxidotolerans JCM 12280 contains the following coding sequences:
- a CDS encoding YwpF family protein, with amino-acid sequence MKTFKLCTLRILMDESGRDTTIPVQIKDGLTVSTDQTAQWVAEIVVTEADQPILKELFEKKLRALIEITISRPDNDPAAMIVTPYESTQLSEGVSYLFTGKMVMMKNDLSESILREVVEDNFTGEELIQEYKDRRSKRGAHITSIAKETFKQYLQEHPAIVEG; translated from the coding sequence TTGAAAACCTTTAAATTGTGTACATTACGTATTCTCATGGATGAATCAGGGCGAGACACGACAATCCCCGTTCAGATTAAAGATGGGCTGACGGTGAGTACCGACCAAACTGCCCAGTGGGTCGCTGAAATCGTCGTCACCGAAGCCGATCAACCGATTCTGAAAGAACTGTTCGAGAAAAAGCTACGCGCTTTGATTGAAATCACGATTTCACGGCCGGACAATGACCCCGCCGCCATGATCGTCACGCCTTATGAAAGTACGCAATTGAGCGAAGGCGTCTCTTATCTCTTTACCGGTAAGATGGTCATGATGAAAAATGATTTATCCGAATCGATTTTACGTGAAGTCGTCGAAGACAACTTTACTGGCGAAGAGCTGATTCAAGAATATAAAGACCGACGCTCTAAACGTGGTGCGCACATCACGAGCATCGCGAAAGAAACGTTTAAACAGTACTTACAAGAACACCCGGCAATCGTCGAAGGATGA
- a CDS encoding histidine phosphatase family protein codes for MTEICLVRHGQTDWNLNERIQGREDIPLNETGRKQAALSAAYLAEEQWDVLISSPLSRAVETAEIIGQSIGLSLTETDERLVEREFGTASGEPVAGIYEAVQANDAKRVPGLETEAEIQRRVFSAVEEMTEKYRGKRLLVVCHSHTIKAALSSIDETFSYRTPLKNACANYIRFSDRYEIERINVADHITI; via the coding sequence ATGACGGAAATTTGTTTAGTACGACACGGTCAAACGGACTGGAACTTAAACGAGCGGATTCAAGGGCGTGAAGATATACCACTTAACGAGACCGGTAGAAAACAGGCGGCCCTCAGTGCTGCTTACCTGGCAGAAGAACAGTGGGACGTCTTGATTTCAAGTCCGCTATCACGAGCTGTCGAAACGGCTGAAATCATTGGTCAATCGATCGGTCTAAGCTTGACGGAAACGGATGAACGGCTTGTCGAGCGCGAATTCGGAACGGCTTCTGGTGAACCGGTCGCCGGAATTTACGAAGCAGTGCAGGCAAATGATGCAAAACGCGTGCCGGGGCTTGAAACGGAAGCGGAGATTCAACGTCGTGTCTTCAGTGCAGTTGAAGAAATGACAGAAAAATATCGAGGAAAACGCCTCTTAGTCGTCTGCCATTCGCATACGATTAAAGCGGCACTCTCCTCGATTGATGAGACGTTCAGTTACCGGACACCATTAAAAAATGCATGTGCGAATTACATTCGCTTTTCTGACCGTTATGAGATTGAGCGGATTAATGTAGCGGACCATATCACAATTTGA
- a CDS encoding alpha/beta hydrolase: MKRETAWLMGGAAILTTAAAGASIWNNYGALLRWTEPVLPLTEKQLAPRNLLYKTVNQQDLTLDIYYPPGEGPFPVAIYAHGGAFVRGNRDDVFSFAPIIDRFLELGIAVCSIDYRLFEDGSYFPDNLEDVRDALCFLNQQADELRIARGRMLLWGDSAGGALMLTTALAPTEFIGEQAESHLPLISGVIALYPPTNFLLFKFIQTWIAHIKFYGGGREEWRQLMTRVSPATHLSSDSPPIMLLHGKKDPIVPFAQALHFVEKGADVGADVRLFSFPNGTHSLASFAQTENPLKIERLLERIEAFSCHVLILPKRETLH; the protein is encoded by the coding sequence GTGAAACGTGAAACAGCATGGTTGATGGGTGGAGCCGCTATTTTGACGACGGCTGCTGCTGGTGCGAGCATTTGGAATAATTATGGAGCCTTACTGAGATGGACGGAGCCGGTCTTGCCGCTTACCGAAAAGCAATTAGCACCACGAAATCTTTTATACAAGACGGTCAATCAGCAGGACTTGACGTTAGATATCTATTATCCGCCGGGAGAAGGACCGTTTCCGGTCGCGATTTATGCTCATGGCGGCGCATTCGTTCGTGGGAACCGTGATGATGTGTTTAGTTTTGCTCCAATCATCGACCGGTTTTTAGAACTCGGAATTGCCGTTTGTAGCATCGACTATCGTTTATTTGAGGATGGCAGCTATTTTCCGGATAACCTTGAAGATGTTCGAGATGCCTTATGTTTTTTAAATCAACAAGCGGATGAATTGCGCATCGCGCGCGGTCGGATGCTTTTATGGGGTGATTCAGCAGGTGGTGCCTTAATGTTGACGACGGCACTTGCTCCGACTGAATTTATCGGCGAACAGGCGGAATCGCATCTCCCTTTAATCAGTGGAGTCATCGCCCTATATCCGCCGACGAATTTTCTGTTGTTTAAGTTCATTCAAACCTGGATTGCCCATATCAAGTTTTATGGCGGCGGACGGGAAGAATGGCGACAGCTGATGACGCGTGTCTCCCCGGCGACACATTTAAGTTCTGACTCGCCGCCAATCATGTTGTTGCACGGAAAAAAAGATCCAATCGTCCCGTTTGCTCAAGCACTCCATTTCGTTGAGAAGGGAGCGGATGTTGGGGCGGATGTTCGATTATTCTCTTTCCCAAATGGTACGCATTCGCTGGCGAGCTTTGCCCAAACTGAAAATCCGCTCAAGATTGAACGTTTACTCGAACGAATCGAAGCCTTCAGTTGTCACGTGCTCATCTTACCGAAACGAGAGACGCTTCATTAG
- a CDS encoding metal ABC transporter solute-binding protein, Zn/Mn family — protein MKKLITAFTVATMSASLLAACGSSSSSDSSDDGKLQVYTSTFATAAIAKEIGGKDVQVEMIVPPGADPHSYEPTPKQLTTIAKADLFLLTGTTLEPYSEKIKESLAGNSIRFVETSKNIDLLEASASLHTHEEDGHDDHDDHEAEEASHDHGQYDPHVWLDPNNAKKMADSITTALAKEAPDRKDAFEKNLALFNKQADELDQNLQKAVDSGSKKELLVTHAAYGYLAERYGFEQLPIAGISPSDEPSQKQLAAIVKEAKLHDLHYIAFEETVSPKVARVIQKEIGAESITIHNLESVTKEQQDQSYFDLMNENVTTLKQALQ, from the coding sequence ATGAAAAAACTAATTACAGCATTCACCGTTGCAACCATGAGCGCAAGTCTTCTTGCTGCGTGCGGGTCATCGTCTTCATCAGATTCGAGTGACGATGGTAAACTACAGGTTTATACTTCGACGTTCGCCACGGCAGCCATCGCCAAAGAAATTGGTGGAAAGGACGTTCAGGTCGAAATGATCGTTCCACCTGGCGCCGATCCGCATTCGTATGAGCCGACTCCGAAGCAACTGACGACGATTGCGAAAGCCGATCTATTTTTACTTACCGGCACAACCCTTGAGCCGTACTCTGAAAAGATTAAGGAAAGTTTAGCCGGTAATTCCATCCGTTTTGTCGAGACAAGTAAAAATATCGACTTACTCGAGGCTTCCGCTTCGCTTCATACGCACGAAGAAGACGGACACGATGACCATGATGATCACGAGGCTGAAGAAGCGTCGCATGACCATGGACAATACGATCCGCATGTTTGGCTCGACCCGAACAACGCCAAGAAAATGGCTGACTCGATTACGACCGCGTTAGCAAAGGAAGCACCTGACCGGAAGGATGCGTTCGAAAAAAACCTCGCACTCTTTAATAAACAGGCAGATGAACTCGACCAAAACTTACAAAAGGCCGTTGACTCCGGTTCAAAAAAAGAGTTACTCGTCACTCATGCAGCGTATGGATATCTTGCAGAGCGGTATGGTTTCGAGCAACTCCCGATTGCCGGTATCTCGCCGTCTGACGAACCGTCACAAAAGCAACTCGCCGCAATCGTCAAAGAAGCTAAGTTACATGACTTACACTATATCGCCTTCGAAGAGACGGTGTCGCCAAAGGTCGCCCGTGTCATCCAAAAAGAAATCGGTGCCGAATCGATTACGATCCATAACCTCGAGTCCGTCACAAAAGAACAACAAGATCAATCCTATTTTGATTTGATGAATGAAAACGTCACGACACTCAAACAGGCACTGCAGTAA
- a CDS encoding Na+/H+ antiporter NhaC family protein produces the protein MNETITPNKWALLPLFVFLVLFIGAGIFYNDFYKFPILIAALIALIFAAATAKGDINQTVERIARGAGNPDIMIMVFIFLLAGTFSGTANAIGAIDATVNAALSFLPQSLLMSGLFIIAAFISMAMGTSTGTIAALAPIALGIHDATGVNVALAAAAVVGGAMFGDNLSFISDTTIAAVRTQKTNMRDKFRTNFLIVLPAAIITVILLAFVSGAGDVVEAKAFDFYKLIPYLSVIVLALFGVNVILVLLGGTLLTGIIGMIDGSFGLSGFVLAMSDGLMGMAEISILTLLMGGLVSLITYNGGIAYLKETLTRKISKRRGAEFSMAALVSAMNLATANNTISILVAGPLAAEIADTYDIDRKKSASILDLFSCGVQGIIPYGAQLLIAAELTKTASPELIPYLFYPFLLFICGSLAIFFGFPRRKSDTAQKKSIS, from the coding sequence ATGAACGAAACGATTACACCGAACAAATGGGCTTTGTTGCCCTTGTTCGTTTTCCTTGTATTATTCATCGGTGCAGGAATCTTCTACAACGACTTTTACAAATTCCCAATCTTGATTGCAGCGTTGATTGCCTTGATTTTTGCTGCTGCGACAGCTAAAGGAGACATCAACCAGACGGTCGAGCGGATTGCCCGCGGTGCCGGTAACCCGGACATCATGATCATGGTCTTCATCTTTTTACTTGCCGGTACGTTTTCCGGAACAGCGAATGCGATTGGAGCGATTGATGCGACCGTCAATGCCGCACTCAGCTTCCTACCCCAGTCGCTCCTGATGAGTGGATTGTTCATCATCGCCGCTTTCATCTCGATGGCGATGGGGACTTCGACCGGGACGATCGCTGCCCTCGCCCCGATTGCCCTTGGGATTCATGACGCGACGGGTGTCAATGTCGCACTCGCCGCTGCTGCCGTCGTCGGTGGAGCAATGTTCGGTGACAACTTATCGTTCATCTCCGATACGACGATCGCAGCCGTCCGGACACAAAAAACGAACATGCGTGATAAATTCAGAACGAACTTTTTAATCGTCTTGCCTGCTGCTATCATCACTGTCATCTTACTTGCCTTCGTATCAGGCGCCGGAGATGTCGTCGAAGCAAAGGCGTTCGACTTCTATAAGTTGATTCCGTATCTTTCCGTCATCGTGCTCGCACTTTTCGGTGTCAACGTCATTCTCGTCTTACTCGGCGGGACATTGTTGACAGGGATCATCGGGATGATCGACGGAAGCTTCGGATTAAGTGGCTTTGTTCTCGCGATGTCTGACGGATTGATGGGGATGGCAGAAATCTCCATCTTGACGTTACTGATGGGCGGACTCGTTAGCCTGATCACCTATAACGGCGGAATTGCTTATCTCAAAGAAACGCTGACACGAAAAATCTCCAAGCGCCGGGGAGCGGAGTTCAGTATGGCTGCCCTCGTCAGTGCAATGAATCTCGCAACAGCGAATAACACGATTTCGATTCTTGTCGCAGGACCGCTCGCCGCTGAAATCGCGGATACGTACGACATCGATCGGAAGAAGTCAGCCAGTATCCTCGACCTCTTTTCCTGTGGTGTCCAAGGAATCATCCCGTACGGAGCACAACTTTTGATTGCCGCCGAACTGACAAAAACGGCATCTCCCGAACTGATTCCATATTTGTTCTATCCGTTTCTGTTGTTCATTTGTGGATCGCTCGCAATCTTCTTCGGATTCCCACGCCGGAAGTCCGATACAGCACAGAAAAAAAGCATCTCGTAA
- a CDS encoding aldo/keto reductase, translated as MQYAKLSNGITIPQIGFGVWQVDEETEAPAAVAEALRVGYRHIDTAAVYKNERGVAKGIKESGVKREELFLTSKVWNDDIRAGRTKEAFAESLERLETDYLDLYLIHWPVEGYVEAWKAMVELYEAGKIKAIGVSNFKEHHLDTLAEEGLMTPMINQVELHPQLPQHELHEYLQDHNIQIEAWSPLMQGKFLEINDFKEIAEKHGKSPSQVVLRWHLDNGIVALPKSVTPERIAENFDVFDFQLDADDLEKIDRLASEDRLGPDPDEIDF; from the coding sequence ATGCAATACGCAAAACTTTCAAATGGTATCACGATTCCACAAATCGGGTTCGGTGTCTGGCAAGTCGATGAAGAGACGGAAGCACCGGCTGCCGTCGCAGAAGCACTTCGCGTCGGTTACCGTCATATCGATACGGCTGCCGTCTACAAAAACGAACGTGGTGTCGCAAAAGGAATCAAAGAAAGCGGCGTGAAACGTGAAGAACTCTTCTTGACGTCTAAAGTTTGGAACGATGACATTCGTGCCGGACGGACGAAAGAGGCTTTCGCTGAGTCACTTGAGCGACTAGAAACAGATTATCTCGATCTCTACCTCATTCACTGGCCTGTCGAAGGTTATGTCGAAGCATGGAAAGCCATGGTCGAGCTTTACGAAGCGGGTAAAATCAAGGCGATTGGTGTATCGAACTTCAAAGAACATCACCTCGATACACTTGCTGAAGAGGGACTCATGACGCCGATGATTAACCAAGTCGAGCTTCACCCACAACTTCCGCAACATGAACTGCATGAGTACTTGCAGGATCATAACATTCAAATCGAAGCATGGAGCCCACTCATGCAAGGTAAATTCCTCGAAATCAATGATTTCAAAGAGATTGCTGAAAAACATGGTAAGAGCCCATCGCAAGTCGTTCTTCGTTGGCACCTCGATAACGGAATCGTTGCACTTCCGAAATCGGTCACACCAGAACGGATTGCTGAAAACTTTGATGTGTTTGATTTCCAACTCGATGCAGACGATCTTGAAAAAATTGACCGTCTCGCGTCAGAAGACCGCCTCGGACCGGACCCTGACGAAATCGATTTTTAA
- a CDS encoding alanine/glycine:cation symporter family protein, protein MEKQLMEIVTNISDVLWSTVLIILLVGLGIYFTIRMGFVQFRMLPEMLRLLFQGTDKGKDGVSPFQAFAISTAARVGTGNIAGVATAIALGGPGAVFWMWLIALIGSASAFVESTLAQIYKVRDEKAWRGGPAYYMEKALGQRWLGIVFSILITISFGFVFNSVQSNTISLSLQSQYGIDKMWITIGLVLLTSLVIFGGVRSIATVSAFLVPIMAGGYILIALFIMITNLELLPNVFSLIFQEGLLEFKTLAGGAIGAAVLNGIRRGLFSNEAGMGSAPNAAATAEVSHPVKQGLIQSFGVFVDTLLICSSTAMIILVSDVATKDANGKAVAGIELAQSALSTQVGVFATTFMALAIFLFAFSSIVGNYYYGESNISFINDNKTLMMAYRVIVLGMIVFGSVVQTAGLVWALADIFMGLMAVVNLYAIFRLSKIAKLALDDYLEQRKAGKDPRFYANSIPNLPGKESLEAWETDESKEKAM, encoded by the coding sequence ATGGAGAAACAACTGATGGAGATTGTAACGAATATTAGTGACGTATTATGGTCGACCGTATTGATCATTTTACTTGTTGGCTTAGGCATTTATTTTACGATTCGCATGGGGTTCGTCCAATTCCGGATGTTACCTGAAATGTTACGGTTGCTGTTCCAAGGAACAGATAAAGGAAAGGATGGCGTCTCGCCATTCCAAGCGTTCGCGATCAGTACGGCGGCACGTGTCGGAACCGGGAACATTGCCGGTGTTGCGACAGCCATCGCACTAGGTGGTCCCGGTGCCGTCTTTTGGATGTGGCTGATTGCCTTAATCGGTTCAGCGTCAGCATTCGTCGAAAGTACACTTGCACAAATTTATAAAGTCCGTGATGAGAAGGCATGGCGTGGGGGCCCTGCCTACTACATGGAAAAGGCGCTTGGTCAACGGTGGCTCGGAATCGTCTTCAGTATCTTGATTACAATCTCGTTCGGGTTTGTCTTTAATTCGGTTCAATCGAATACGATTTCGTTGTCACTTCAAAGTCAGTATGGCATCGATAAGATGTGGATCACGATTGGCCTCGTTTTATTAACATCACTCGTGATTTTCGGCGGTGTGCGCAGTATCGCGACGGTCTCTGCATTCCTCGTTCCGATCATGGCGGGCGGATACATTTTAATCGCCCTCTTCATTATGATCACGAATCTTGAATTGTTGCCGAACGTCTTCAGCTTGATTTTCCAAGAAGGACTTTTAGAGTTTAAGACGCTTGCTGGCGGAGCGATTGGTGCTGCAGTTCTTAACGGAATTCGTCGTGGTCTGTTCTCGAATGAAGCCGGTATGGGTTCTGCTCCGAACGCTGCTGCGACGGCTGAAGTGTCACACCCCGTCAAGCAAGGGTTGATTCAGTCATTCGGTGTATTCGTGGATACGTTACTCATTTGTTCGTCGACAGCGATGATCATCCTCGTCAGTGATGTCGCGACGAAAGACGCGAACGGAAAAGCCGTTGCCGGGATCGAACTCGCGCAAAGCGCCCTCTCGACTCAGGTCGGAGTGTTTGCGACGACGTTCATGGCACTTGCCATTTTCTTATTCGCCTTCAGTTCGATTGTTGGAAACTACTACTATGGTGAGTCGAACATCAGCTTCATTAATGACAATAAAACACTGATGATGGCGTACCGTGTCATCGTACTCGGGATGATTGTCTTCGGTTCAGTCGTACAGACGGCAGGTCTTGTCTGGGCGCTTGCTGATATTTTCATGGGCTTGATGGCAGTCGTCAACTTGTATGCGATTTTCCGCTTATCTAAAATCGCGAAACTCGCACTTGATGATTACCTCGAACAACGAAAAGCCGGAAAAGATCCGCGCTTTTATGCGAATTCGATTCCGAACTTACCAGGTAAGGAATCTCTTGAGGCTTGGGAAACGGACGAATCAAAAGAAAAAGCGATGTAA